The following coding sequences lie in one bacterium genomic window:
- the fliG gene encoding flagellar motor switch protein FliG — translation MAPLRQSSSARLVNIQKAAVFMISIGPDASAEIYKRLQQDEIEEITKEMLKLRNVDSATVNSVIEEFYHMMSAQDFVALGGMSYAEEVLNRSLGPEKAVEIIRRIERMIRVKGFNVLKNVDPNQLLAFMQKEHPQTIAFVLSQLQPQQSAQILADLSPDLQAEVMIRYANMERVAPETISAVESVLESRVDFSQSSSKLGGVKAAAEILNMIGTSTERSILSKINERSPDLATDIKNLMFVFEDIVQLDDRSIQKVLKEVDNKDLALALKHVSPDVKARVLANLSERASETIQEEIEYMGPVRLKEVEVAQQQVVDTIRRLEELGQIVIVSGSKGEVMVE, via the coding sequence ATGGCACCACTTAGACAAAGCTCCTCCGCAAGGCTGGTGAACATCCAGAAGGCCGCGGTTTTTATGATCTCGATTGGTCCAGATGCCTCTGCAGAAATCTACAAGCGGCTGCAGCAGGACGAGATCGAAGAGATCACAAAGGAAATGCTGAAACTGCGGAACGTGGATTCAGCTACCGTTAACTCGGTTATCGAAGAATTCTATCATATGATGTCGGCGCAGGACTTCGTTGCACTGGGCGGCATGTCCTATGCTGAGGAAGTATTGAACAGGTCATTAGGCCCCGAGAAAGCCGTAGAGATTATCAGACGTATTGAGCGGATGATTCGCGTGAAGGGGTTTAACGTTCTTAAGAACGTCGATCCCAATCAATTGCTCGCCTTCATGCAAAAAGAGCATCCGCAAACAATCGCTTTTGTGCTGAGTCAACTGCAACCGCAGCAGAGTGCTCAGATTCTCGCCGACCTATCTCCCGATCTGCAGGCTGAGGTAATGATCCGATACGCCAATATGGAGCGTGTCGCACCCGAGACAATTTCGGCGGTTGAGTCGGTGCTTGAGTCAAGAGTGGATTTTTCGCAGAGTTCGAGCAAGTTGGGAGGCGTAAAGGCAGCGGCCGAGATTCTCAATATGATTGGAACTTCTACCGAAAGGTCGATACTCTCCAAAATCAACGAGCGATCGCCTGATCTCGCCACAGATATCAAGAATCTAATGTTCGTGTTTGAGGATATCGTGCAACTCGATGATCGGTCCATTCAAAAGGTGCTTAAAGAAGTTGACAACAAGGATCTTGCCCTTGCACTGAAGCACGTCAGCCCGGATGTCAAAGCACGAGTTCTGGCAAATCTGTCCGAACGCGCGTCGGAGACAATACAGGAAGAAATCGAGTATATGGGTCCAGTCCGACTCAAGGAAGTGGAAGTTGCACAACAGCAGGTGGTGGACACCATACGACGATTGGAAGAACTGGGACAAATCGTCATCGTGAGCGGAAGCAAGGGCGAGGTTATGGTCGAATAG
- the fliF gene encoding flagellar M-ring protein FliF: protein MGNPLDTLRELWQRLTVNQRSLLVIGAGLVIAITAAAVSYTTRPVFVTLYAGLDAKDAAAVTDGLRDQKIKFDVSSDGTIKVPQEQVNELRLTFAEKGIPRTGELGYELFDKPMLGMTDFLQKMNYHRAVEGELARTMTSIEGVENARVHLVVPEKRLFKEDQKPATASVVLTLKPGYSLSKKQVAALTSLTAYAVEGLEPEYVTIVDAEGNPLTNTTRDELAGLSSTQLEMQQSIEQALERKAQSLLENVVGPGRSRVEVTAKLNWNRIERTSEDYDSDRAATLSEESQTTEDGASGTSEKLVTNYQVPRTVEKFVPEVGNIERIWASVLIDGSYATSTDAEGKTIQTYIERTPQELEKFRALVANALGIDNTRRDELTVISFQFSDNVAQPNSKTNLPTGWQALLLQFADKIVLVVVLILAFFAIRSVLSKVSERLPALPADATMQSLPQGESGYALTGVGAAKQEQIPQAVPLKQQAQSNSVHGSTSGGSASPMGHSGVVLGNDGPKVIFKSGSDGPKLIELDDDGPSVEALKAQEMLNRTIQFVVNKPDNAAQILRAWVADGTT, encoded by the coding sequence ATGGGCAATCCACTCGACACATTACGCGAACTCTGGCAACGATTGACTGTTAATCAACGGTCATTGCTGGTGATTGGCGCGGGTTTGGTGATCGCGATCACCGCAGCAGCAGTGTCCTATACGACTCGGCCCGTGTTTGTCACGCTCTACGCCGGACTTGACGCAAAAGACGCCGCCGCAGTAACGGACGGATTGCGTGATCAGAAGATCAAGTTTGACGTCTCCAGCGACGGCACCATCAAGGTTCCACAAGAGCAGGTCAATGAACTGCGCTTGACGTTTGCCGAAAAAGGCATTCCCCGCACCGGCGAGTTGGGCTACGAGCTCTTTGATAAACCGATGCTCGGCATGACGGACTTTCTGCAGAAGATGAACTATCATCGTGCGGTAGAAGGCGAACTTGCGCGAACCATGACTTCCATTGAAGGAGTCGAAAACGCTCGAGTGCACTTGGTGGTGCCAGAAAAGAGATTATTTAAGGAAGATCAGAAGCCTGCAACCGCTTCGGTAGTTCTTACGCTAAAGCCGGGCTACAGTCTGAGCAAGAAGCAGGTCGCAGCGTTGACGAGCCTGACTGCCTATGCAGTGGAAGGGCTTGAGCCAGAGTACGTGACCATCGTCGACGCGGAAGGAAATCCACTTACGAACACAACGCGTGATGAACTGGCCGGGCTCTCTTCGACGCAGTTAGAGATGCAGCAGAGCATTGAGCAGGCGCTGGAGCGTAAAGCTCAATCTTTGCTGGAGAATGTCGTCGGACCCGGGCGGTCGCGCGTTGAAGTTACGGCTAAACTCAACTGGAATCGAATTGAGCGTACGTCTGAAGACTATGACTCGGATCGCGCCGCTACTCTTTCCGAAGAATCACAGACGACCGAGGATGGCGCCAGCGGAACGTCGGAAAAGCTGGTGACGAACTATCAAGTACCGAGGACGGTCGAGAAGTTTGTTCCGGAAGTCGGCAATATTGAGCGCATCTGGGCATCGGTTCTCATAGACGGAAGTTATGCGACGTCGACCGACGCTGAGGGCAAGACGATACAGACTTATATTGAACGTACTCCGCAGGAACTGGAGAAGTTCCGCGCACTGGTCGCAAATGCGCTCGGTATTGACAATACTCGTAGAGACGAGCTGACGGTTATCTCCTTCCAGTTTTCGGACAATGTAGCGCAACCGAACTCGAAGACAAATCTACCGACAGGATGGCAGGCACTTCTTCTGCAGTTTGCCGACAAGATTGTGCTCGTGGTCGTCTTGATCCTTGCGTTCTTTGCGATCCGCAGTGTGCTCAGCAAAGTCAGTGAACGTTTGCCCGCGCTGCCCGCTGATGCGACCATGCAGTCACTACCTCAAGGTGAAAGCGGCTACGCTCTGACGGGAGTTGGAGCGGCCAAGCAGGAACAGATCCCGCAAGCGGTGCCCCTCAAACAGCAGGCACAAAGCAATTCCGTTCACGGCAGTACATCAGGCGGCTCCGCCTCACCGATGGGCCATAGTGGTGTCGTCCTGGGAAATGACGGCCCGAAGGTAATTTTCAAGAGCGGCAGCGATGGACCCAAGCTGATCGAGCTTGATGACGACGGTCCCTCAGTTGAGGCGCTGAAAGCACAGGAAATGCTCAATCGAACCATTCAGTTTGTCGTAAACAAGCCGGATAACGCGGCACAAATTCTACGCGCTTGGGTTGCAGATGGCACCACTTAG
- the fliE gene encoding flagellar hook-basal body complex protein FliE, whose product MVHGIDNIRPIPPIAQGLQSEQKQDGGESFGDTLSDFIGGVNKMQIASAEKTQLFATGQIQDIHEVMAAAEEASISMALLLEIRKKALEGYQELMRTPV is encoded by the coding sequence ATGGTTCACGGCATCGACAACATCAGGCCGATTCCGCCGATTGCGCAGGGTTTGCAATCTGAGCAGAAACAAGACGGGGGAGAGTCTTTCGGAGATACGCTCTCGGATTTCATTGGCGGTGTAAACAAAATGCAGATTGCATCGGCTGAGAAGACTCAGCTCTTTGCCACCGGTCAGATTCAAGATATCCACGAAGTCATGGCCGCAGCAGAAGAAGCCTCCATTTCAATGGCGCTGCTCCTCGAAATTAGGAAGAAAGCCCTCGAAGGCTATCAAGAGTTGATGCGAACGCCGGTCTAA
- the flgC gene encoding flagellar basal body rod protein FlgC — protein MELHPLFSGMNSSVSGMTAQRKRMNTIAENIANIETTRTADGGPYRRKATVLTEEQQFESALAQSTHQKLARTDANHMFGRDESKSLSSSGGVKASIQSDPSAFREVHDPDHPDADENGVVRLPNVDLVQEMTDLISASRAFEANVTAFNATKAMMKKALEL, from the coding sequence ATGGAACTACACCCTCTGTTTTCGGGCATGAATTCGAGCGTTTCCGGCATGACCGCGCAACGGAAGCGCATGAATACCATAGCCGAGAATATCGCCAATATCGAGACCACAAGAACAGCAGACGGCGGACCTTATCGGCGCAAAGCTACTGTGTTGACGGAAGAACAGCAATTCGAATCCGCTTTGGCCCAAAGCACCCATCAGAAGCTCGCACGCACAGACGCCAATCACATGTTCGGCCGCGATGAAAGCAAGTCTCTGTCTTCAAGCGGCGGAGTCAAAGCGAGTATTCAAAGCGATCCCTCGGCCTTCCGCGAAGTTCATGATCCCGATCATCCTGACGCAGACGAAAACGGCGTCGTGCGTCTGCCCAACGTGGATCTTGTCCAGGAAATGACCGACCTGATCAGCGCATCGCGCGCATTCGAGGCAAACGTCACGGCGTTCAATGCGACCAAAGCGATGATGAAGAAAGCACTTGAGCTATAG
- a CDS encoding HlyD family efflux transporter periplasmic adaptor subunit, giving the protein MLTVVLFLGCSSKDRNAFQGYVEGDFVDVATSLSGRLDSVAVSKGQQIETSEPLFYLDAEAESAALRQAQMQAQAAESQLQDLQQGRRPQEVDVIKAQLEQAMANEELLTSTLRRQEAVFKTGGISVEELDVTRAQVELASARVRELQSQLRVARLPAREDQIKAQQAQVAAANAAVEQSAWRLGQKAVKAPTDGLVFDVLYQTGEWIAPGAPVVRLLPPGNSKIRFFVPEPLVSSLKVGQSVHVRVDGRDADVPATISYISVVAEYTPPIIYSNENRSKLVFMAEAVPVRPLETALNIGQPVSVFVP; this is encoded by the coding sequence ATGCTGACGGTTGTTCTGTTTCTTGGCTGCTCATCAAAGGACCGAAACGCATTTCAAGGGTATGTCGAAGGGGACTTTGTAGACGTTGCCACTTCACTATCGGGCCGCCTGGACTCTGTAGCAGTAAGCAAAGGTCAACAAATTGAGACAAGCGAACCACTTTTCTACCTTGACGCGGAGGCTGAATCTGCGGCCCTCCGGCAAGCACAAATGCAGGCGCAGGCCGCAGAATCCCAACTGCAGGACCTTCAGCAAGGTCGGCGTCCACAGGAAGTAGATGTCATCAAGGCGCAGCTTGAACAGGCAATGGCTAACGAGGAGTTGCTTACCTCGACTCTCCGGCGACAAGAAGCGGTCTTTAAGACTGGAGGTATCTCTGTGGAAGAGCTTGATGTGACTCGCGCCCAAGTCGAATTGGCATCGGCTCGCGTCCGCGAACTTCAAAGTCAGCTTAGAGTCGCCCGACTTCCCGCTCGCGAGGATCAAATCAAGGCACAACAGGCCCAAGTCGCAGCGGCAAATGCGGCGGTTGAGCAATCTGCTTGGAGATTGGGGCAGAAGGCTGTCAAAGCTCCAACCGATGGTTTGGTCTTCGATGTGCTTTACCAGACCGGTGAGTGGATTGCACCCGGTGCTCCAGTTGTTCGCCTACTCCCGCCCGGCAACAGCAAGATCCGCTTCTTCGTGCCGGAACCACTCGTCAGCTCCCTGAAAGTCGGCCAGTCCGTCCACGTGCGAGTGGATGGCCGCGATGCTGACGTGCCCGCAACGATCAGCTATATTTCCGTCGTCGCTGAATACACGCCCCCGATAATCTACAGCAATGAAAACAGGTCCAAACTTGTCTTTATGGCCGAAGCAGTACCCGTGAGACCACTGGAAACGGCTCTGAACATCGGGCAACCGGTAAGCGTCTTTGTCCCGTGA
- a CDS encoding ABC transporter ATP-binding protein, translating into MSGELAIDVRELTKSFGHKRVVNKVSLQVRKGEILGFLGPNGSGKTTTIRMMCGLLRPDAGSGTCLGFDILKQSSEIKRRVGYMTQRFSYWEDLTIRENLDFVARMYSMPDRSRAVDQALDDLGLKNHADQLAGSLSGGWKQRIALAACLLHEPSLLLLDEPTAGVDPAARRDFWEELHQLARRGISVLVSTHYMDEAERCHRLAYIFNGSLLAEGTANEVVSSQNLTTWAIYGPDLAVLSEKLQESKGVEQTVLFGRALHVSGSDPQLLEQTLQTVVSGTSWKLESIETGLEDVFIYLMKTSDGMRELAP; encoded by the coding sequence GTGAGCGGTGAACTTGCCATAGACGTGCGTGAGTTGACCAAGAGCTTCGGCCATAAGCGCGTGGTAAATAAAGTCTCGCTGCAGGTGAGGAAAGGGGAAATCTTAGGTTTTCTGGGACCGAATGGCAGCGGAAAGACGACAACCATCCGCATGATGTGTGGTCTACTCAGGCCAGATGCGGGCAGCGGAACATGCCTCGGCTTCGACATTCTAAAGCAAAGCTCGGAGATCAAGCGGAGAGTTGGATACATGACTCAAAGGTTCTCCTATTGGGAGGACCTAACTATCCGCGAAAACCTTGACTTCGTTGCGCGGATGTACAGTATGCCTGATCGAAGTCGGGCCGTCGATCAGGCACTCGACGATCTTGGGCTGAAGAACCACGCAGATCAACTTGCCGGATCCTTGTCAGGCGGATGGAAGCAACGGATCGCACTCGCGGCCTGCCTACTCCATGAACCCAGCCTGCTACTCCTCGATGAACCGACTGCCGGAGTCGATCCTGCCGCGCGCCGCGACTTCTGGGAGGAGCTTCACCAACTTGCACGACGCGGTATTTCGGTGCTCGTCAGCACTCACTACATGGATGAGGCGGAGCGTTGCCACAGGCTTGCATACATCTTCAACGGGAGTCTCCTTGCTGAAGGCACGGCCAATGAAGTCGTGTCGTCACAGAATCTGACAACTTGGGCGATCTACGGTCCGGACCTCGCCGTCCTCTCTGAAAAGCTCCAAGAATCCAAAGGAGTCGAGCAAACGGTGTTGTTTGGAAGAGCGCTTCATGTCAGTGGTTCCGATCCTCAATTACTCGAGCAGACTCTGCAAACTGTCGTCTCCGGGACAAGTTGGAAGCTGGAGAGCATAGAAACCGGACTTGAGGACGTCTTTATCTACTTGATGAAGACATCCGACGGAATGCGGGAGCTTGCACCATGA
- a CDS encoding ABC-2 transporter permease: MSLLNIAGFSRWWSMVVKEFIQLKRDRLTFGMIVMIPLVQLTLFGYAINSDPKHMPTALIISDHSEITRTLVSSLKLSGYFDIIGTISTEEEARQALARGDIQFVINIPAGFTKNLLRGDRPALLIEADATDPSATAMALANVGQLTESVARKDFNGPLSFLKSPPPAFDVRVHRLYNPEGNTHFNIVPGLMGVILTMMMILMTGLAITRERERGTMENLLAMPVRPFEVMAGKILPYIAIGLIQSSIILVAALVLFGVPFFGNIVTLYLITLLFVAVNLMVGITLSSIARSQLQAMQMTVFYFLPNILLSGFMFPFRGMPQWAQFIGNLLPLTYYNRLVRGVFLKGSSFPDLWPNIWPLALFGVLLMTVAVTFYRRTMD, encoded by the coding sequence ATGAGCCTGTTGAATATTGCGGGCTTTTCCCGCTGGTGGAGCATGGTCGTTAAAGAGTTCATCCAGCTCAAACGCGATCGCTTGACCTTCGGAATGATAGTCATGATTCCGCTCGTCCAGCTGACTCTCTTCGGTTACGCTATCAATAGCGATCCCAAGCACATGCCGACCGCGCTGATAATTTCGGATCACAGCGAAATCACACGCACGCTCGTTTCTTCACTGAAACTCTCGGGATATTTTGACATAATCGGAACCATTTCCACGGAAGAAGAGGCTCGCCAAGCCCTTGCCCGTGGTGACATTCAGTTCGTCATTAATATTCCTGCCGGCTTCACCAAGAATCTTCTGCGCGGCGATCGCCCCGCTCTCCTGATTGAAGCTGACGCAACGGATCCCTCGGCTACCGCAATGGCGCTCGCAAATGTCGGACAGTTGACTGAGTCTGTCGCTCGCAAGGACTTCAACGGGCCATTGTCGTTCCTGAAGTCTCCTCCTCCCGCTTTTGATGTTCGCGTTCACCGCCTCTACAATCCCGAAGGCAATACTCACTTCAACATCGTTCCCGGTCTAATGGGCGTCATTCTGACAATGATGATGATCCTGATGACCGGTTTGGCAATTACACGTGAACGTGAACGAGGAACAATGGAGAATTTGCTGGCAATGCCCGTACGGCCCTTCGAAGTCATGGCGGGCAAGATTCTTCCCTATATCGCAATCGGTCTGATTCAATCGTCAATCATTCTGGTCGCCGCATTAGTGCTGTTTGGAGTTCCGTTCTTCGGGAACATTGTCACGTTGTATTTGATAACACTCTTGTTTGTGGCCGTGAATTTGATGGTCGGAATCACGCTGTCTTCAATCGCCCGCAGTCAGCTTCAGGCCATGCAGATGACGGTGTTCTACTTTCTCCCGAACATTCTGCTGTCCGGCTTCATGTTCCCATTTCGCGGAATGCCGCAGTGGGCGCAGTTTATCGGTAACCTTTTGCCGCTCACCTATTACAACAGACTGGTCAGAGGCGTCTTCTTGAAAGGCTCCTCTTTCCCAGACCTCTGGCCGAACATCTGGCCCTTAGCTCTCTTCGGCGTGCTCCTCATGACGGTCGCGGTCACCTTCTACCGCCGCACAATGGATTAG
- a CDS encoding T9SS type A sorting domain-containing protein: MSVARRIGITLLVLWSTHWVAARELRVPEEYGTIAVALQSLQNGDTIVLSPGIYVESLVAPPLMFMMRGSARLDSQATEFSVIDPTDLPGSDTLRIMSLTGGAATFQDLVFRNRSGMTNGRPQSVSGGIAGDTSVREISFERCVFDSVVSGVSRAERITVKHCRFIGCVGAVYTGLWRGKLFADSTWFDGASGGLVTAGQGGYIRDCLFTHHGTGRMLTGLGDSLIIESCHFVGLDTLSVSAVSVRPRCNSRIRDCVFEDIVVGFGPVLQIADSCAHRPKESSCAYNVLNNRFVRCGSWVGGGQQGGEMMTLRCSDSVQGFLALLDSNRIDSTRSILGWASGLSIEASCVVRNTVFGEGVDVNRPQMFFLERGQHDTVYFRDNSINRATTGILRSQLGVSLVDARENWWGHESGPFHAQFNPSGQGAAVGDGILFFPYLTENPDTSGGGGGDTSEVAREFPGILPISYTLSVYPNPFNATVTLSIAVSRAAVYSVRLYDVTGREVARVFEGRIEGRSDVSFGADQLASGVYFAQLSSEGKALATAKMLLLK, encoded by the coding sequence ATGTCCGTAGCGCGTCGAATAGGGATCACGCTGCTGGTGTTGTGGAGCACGCACTGGGTAGCAGCCAGAGAGCTGCGAGTGCCGGAAGAATACGGGACCATTGCCGTAGCGCTACAGTCGTTGCAGAATGGGGATACAATTGTGCTCTCGCCCGGCATCTACGTGGAGTCATTAGTTGCCCCGCCGCTTATGTTTATGATGCGAGGCAGCGCGCGGCTGGATTCACAGGCGACGGAGTTTTCGGTCATTGACCCGACAGATTTGCCTGGCTCGGACACGCTGCGAATCATGAGCCTGACCGGCGGTGCGGCCACATTTCAAGATTTGGTTTTCCGCAATCGGAGCGGCATGACGAACGGCAGGCCGCAATCCGTTTCCGGAGGAATTGCGGGCGACACGTCCGTGCGAGAAATCTCATTCGAACGCTGCGTGTTTGACTCAGTTGTCAGCGGTGTATCGCGTGCGGAACGTATCACGGTAAAGCACTGCCGATTCATCGGTTGCGTTGGCGCCGTTTACACAGGACTCTGGAGGGGGAAACTCTTCGCCGACAGCACGTGGTTCGATGGCGCGAGCGGGGGTTTGGTCACGGCAGGACAAGGCGGCTACATCAGAGACTGTCTGTTTACTCATCACGGCACGGGGCGGATGTTGACGGGCCTCGGGGACAGTCTGATCATTGAGTCGTGCCATTTTGTGGGACTTGACACGTTGTCCGTGAGTGCTGTTTCCGTGCGTCCAAGATGCAATTCACGGATACGTGACTGCGTCTTTGAGGATATTGTGGTTGGCTTCGGACCTGTCCTGCAGATTGCCGATTCGTGCGCGCATCGCCCCAAGGAGTCGTCCTGCGCATACAATGTCTTGAATAATCGTTTTGTCCGTTGCGGGTCGTGGGTGGGAGGAGGTCAGCAGGGTGGAGAAATGATGACATTGCGCTGCAGCGACTCGGTGCAGGGATTTCTTGCGCTATTGGACAGCAACCGGATTGACTCCACTCGGAGCATATTGGGTTGGGCATCGGGGCTGTCCATAGAAGCATCCTGCGTTGTCCGGAATACTGTGTTCGGCGAAGGCGTGGACGTGAACAGACCGCAAATGTTTTTCCTGGAGCGCGGTCAGCATGACACGGTTTACTTCAGGGATAATTCGATAAATCGGGCCACAACCGGTATTCTGCGTTCGCAGCTCGGCGTCAGTCTGGTGGATGCGCGGGAGAATTGGTGGGGACATGAGAGTGGGCCTTTTCACGCGCAGTTTAATCCGAGCGGTCAAGGTGCAGCAGTGGGTGACGGGATTCTGTTCTTTCCGTATTTGACTGAAAATCCGGATACGTCGGGCGGGGGCGGAGGTGATACTAGCGAAGTCGCGAGGGAGTTCCCAGGAATTCTGCCGATAAGCTATACACTCTCTGTCTATCCGAATCCGTTTAACGCAACGGTGACGTTGTCAATAGCGGTTTCGCGTGCGGCGGTGTATTCGGTGAGGCTGTATGACGTCACGGGGCGAGAGGTGGCACGGGTTTTTGAGGGAAGGATAGAGGGGAGAAGCGACGTGAGTTTCGGTGCAGACCAGTTAGCCAGCGGAGTCTATTTTGCGCAGCTCAGTTCGGAAGGCAAAGCGCTCGCAACAGCTAAAATGCTGCTGCTGAAGTAG
- a CDS encoding sigma-54 dependent transcriptional regulator, with the protein MAKNRILVVDDEQHFRDWLCQTLKRRNYAVEACEDGQSALSLLEEGQTFDVIVTDVRMPKMSGLQLLRTVKERFPSIDVVIMTQYGSVPEAVAALKDGAIDFLEKPFPQETLFLRIQKAFEARKLKLDNYNLRRELGAKFQFDNIVGQSTKMLEVLEQLQMICPTKATVLIQGESGTGKELIARAMHENSPRRSGPFIKVNCAAMPETLMESELFGHEKGAFTGAIKTVEGRFALANGGTLLLDEVSEMSPTMQAKLLRVLQEREFEKLGGRETIKIDVRIVATTNRDLKKAIQDGDFREDLYHRLNVCPIRVSPLRDRREDIPVLASHFVGHYANEYVKDIQGIDEQAIEQLITYDWPGNVRELQHKMERAVIMCDDSHIRSKHLYLDGIESSPRTETMFTLDAQTSATLAEIEKAAIFRTLRLNDNNRTKTAESLGISIRTLRNKLREYREEGIAVD; encoded by the coding sequence ATGGCCAAGAATCGGATCCTGGTTGTCGATGACGAACAGCACTTTCGCGACTGGCTCTGCCAGACCTTGAAGCGACGAAACTATGCCGTTGAGGCCTGTGAAGACGGTCAATCCGCACTTAGTTTGCTGGAAGAGGGACAAACTTTCGACGTTATTGTGACCGACGTCCGGATGCCCAAGATGTCAGGTCTGCAGCTCTTAAGGACTGTGAAAGAACGCTTCCCGAGTATTGACGTGGTGATCATGACGCAATACGGCAGCGTTCCGGAAGCCGTCGCAGCGCTCAAAGACGGAGCGATTGACTTCCTTGAGAAGCCGTTTCCTCAGGAAACTCTCTTCTTGCGTATTCAAAAGGCATTTGAAGCGCGTAAGCTCAAGTTGGATAATTACAATCTTAGGCGGGAGCTCGGGGCGAAGTTTCAGTTTGACAATATTGTAGGACAATCCACGAAGATGCTGGAAGTCCTCGAACAATTACAGATGATCTGTCCGACCAAGGCCACCGTGTTGATTCAGGGTGAATCCGGAACGGGCAAAGAGTTGATTGCGCGGGCGATGCACGAGAACAGCCCGCGACGCAGCGGTCCATTTATCAAAGTCAATTGCGCGGCCATGCCCGAGACATTGATGGAATCCGAGTTGTTCGGTCACGAGAAGGGTGCGTTCACCGGGGCTATCAAGACAGTTGAAGGCAGGTTCGCGCTGGCCAACGGAGGCACGCTGCTACTCGACGAAGTGAGCGAAATGTCACCGACGATGCAGGCCAAACTGCTGCGCGTGTTACAGGAGCGTGAATTCGAAAAGCTCGGAGGACGGGAGACAATCAAGATAGACGTACGGATTGTGGCAACGACCAACCGCGACTTGAAGAAGGCGATTCAGGACGGGGACTTTCGCGAGGACCTCTATCACCGGTTAAACGTCTGTCCGATTCGCGTCAGTCCGCTGCGCGACCGCCGTGAAGATATTCCGGTGCTGGCGAGTCACTTTGTCGGACACTACGCGAATGAATATGTGAAGGACATTCAGGGGATTGACGAGCAGGCCATCGAGCAATTGATCACATACGACTGGCCGGGCAACGTGCGTGAGCTTCAACATAAGATGGAGCGCGCTGTCATCATGTGCGACGACAGTCATATCCGCTCGAAGCATCTCTATCTGGATGGGATTGAGTCCTCGCCGCGCACTGAAACGATGTTTACGCTGGACGCACAGACCAGTGCGACGCTGGCGGAGATTGAGAAGGCCGCGATTTTCCGGACGCTCAGACTGAACGATAACAATCGCACGAAGACGGCCGAATCTCTGGGTATCTCGATTCGCACGCTGCGCAACAAGCTGCGGGAGTATCGCGAAGAGGGAATAGCGGTGGATTAG